AAATTGCGATGGTTCAGTCTGCGGCTGAGAATTTTATGAAAAAAGAGGCCCGCATTAATATTCGGGTTTCCAAATTTGATCTGAACCGAATCAAACGCGTTGCAGCGCACGAAAGACTCCCCCTATCCGCATAAGAAATGAGTTTAGGTTCTTTGTTTAAATCATTTCAAACCGGAACGGCTCTAGGCTGGTTTTTCCTCGAATGAACTAGTTCTCTTGAATATCCAATTGTATACCATTGCCTTCGGCAACGAGATTCCACAGCCCTGTTTGCTTGATTTTGCGCTTGAGTGCCTTTTTGGGTTTTTTGGGAGGATTTTGTTGAGTCAATTTTGCAATATCCAGATACGCCAGAGCTTCCGGTGAAAGTCCCGAGATTTGAATGGCATTGCCTTCAGCATACAGATTGTGAGTGCCTTCCTGGGAAACGGCTTGGCTTAAGTGAATGGCATCCAAAATAGGCGATGGTTTCCTCAATTTAAAAACAATGGATATGGGCTTTTGATAAAGCTCTGAATCCAAGTCCGTCAGAACGGTTTTTTGTTCTAGGGTAGGTTTGGGTACTTCTTTGCGCTCGATGATAAATCCTGATTCTTCAAAGGCTCGCCGGTATTCCTCAAGCGAGCGATGGAATACGATAAACTCTTCGTTCTCGCATTCTTTGGGAAATCCTTTCACCTTAATATGCTGGACGTGCTGCTCAAAATACAGCCTCGATATTCGGTGAGCCATGACACCTTCTACTTCACCGGGGACCGCTGGTTCGAGCGGAAATGCCGGATGCAAAATGACGATGATGGCGATCCCGCCTGTTTTGAGGACTCGAAAAGCCGCTGCCAGAGCTGCTCGGTAGTCTGACAAATCCATCAAGACGTAGTTCGCAACGACAGAATCAAAGGTTTCAGGAGCTTGAATGGATTCCAGTATGCGAGCATCGTCCATACGAAAATCAACCCGATCGCCATTGCCACTGTCTCCATAGCCTCGAGCGATTTCGATCATGGCAGGCAAATCGACCCCCACGACTTTGCTGGCTCCTAATTGGCGTATCCGTCGAGATAAGTATCCATTGCCACATCCGATGTCTAAAACGGTTTTTTGAGTCACGTCTCCCAGCAGCTCTAAGAGTTTGGGGTCTGACAAATGAAAGCGATTTCGATCCCCCTCGCCATTGGGTCCCACAAAGACATCCCAACAATGCGC
This window of the Myxococcaceae bacterium genome carries:
- a CDS encoding class I SAM-dependent methyltransferase; protein product: MFTNTQFLFSAFYLTIGALAFVPDPSNQASWERKAHCWDVFVGPNGEGDRNRFHLSDPKLLELLGDVTQKTVLDIGCGNGYLSRRIRQLGASKVVGVDLPAMIEIARGYGDSGNGDRVDFRMDDARILESIQAPETFDSVVANYVLMDLSDYRAALAAAFRVLKTGGIAIIVILHPAFPLEPAVPGEVEGVMAHRISRLYFEQHVQHIKVKGFPKECENEEFIVFHRSLEEYRRAFEESGFIIERKEVPKPTLEQKTVLTDLDSELYQKPISIVFKLRKPSPILDAIHLSQAVSQEGTHNLYAEGNAIQISGLSPEALAYLDIAKLTQQNPPKKPKKALKRKIKQTGLWNLVAEGNGIQLDIQEN